A section of the Candidatus Omnitrophota bacterium genome encodes:
- the priA gene encoding primosomal protein N' codes for MPQYVEVVTNLPIDRVFQYKLTGKEKHAPEIGKRVHIPFRNSKRIGYIVKLEDRPMVSKPRPLIDIIDEEPLFTPEMIRLAGWIKDNYFCSWGEALEAMIPGALKRGKTSMTTRAEEEPRDVIPTEPHVLNRQQQEVLESINRCLDEGRHEVFLLHGITGSGKTEIYLQAMENVLSRGRDGVILVPEISLTPQTVDRFMSRFDDRVAVFHSRMLQSVRFREWRRIKSGQAKMVVGPRSAVFSPFSDPGIFIVDEEHEPSYKQEDSPRYHAREVAIERARMAGVPVILGSATPSMESYHNAVSGKYRLVELTRRIHEKELPWVKIVDMRMDFDTRVGKTVVSRVLAESLRQDISKGNQALIFLNRRGFSTFVICRKCGHLMKCPKCDSPMVFHRDKKELICHYCNVRMEPPKICPACNSDYLMYKGTGTEKVEQEIKKILPEARLARMDSDTMSKRGAHDRVLNAFKKHELDVIVGTQMIAKGLDFPKVTLVGVISADANLNLPDFRSGERTFNLITQVAGRAGRGDLGGEVIVQTYSPEHYAVSMAAKHDYNGFYYREVRSRRELGFPPYVHLIKITVRSRKEENAEKVAERLARTLMKKIKGLDMLGPAPSPMTKLRGYYRWNVLIKTEDRQTMVKQLRSALKGFRKGSGVYMAVDVDPMSM; via the coding sequence ATGCCGCAATACGTAGAAGTAGTTACCAACCTGCCGATCGACAGGGTTTTCCAGTACAAGTTGACCGGAAAGGAGAAGCACGCCCCCGAAATAGGTAAACGCGTGCATATACCTTTCCGTAACAGCAAGCGTATCGGTTACATTGTCAAGCTTGAGGACAGGCCCATGGTCAGCAAGCCCAGACCGCTTATCGATATCATCGACGAGGAACCATTGTTCACTCCGGAGATGATAAGGCTTGCCGGCTGGATAAAGGATAACTATTTCTGTTCCTGGGGGGAAGCCCTGGAGGCGATGATACCGGGCGCCCTGAAAAGGGGAAAGACCTCGATGACCACGCGCGCCGAGGAAGAGCCCAGGGATGTCATCCCCACCGAGCCCCATGTCCTGAACAGGCAGCAGCAGGAGGTGCTTGAAAGCATCAACCGCTGCCTGGACGAAGGCAGGCACGAAGTGTTCCTTCTGCACGGCATCACCGGAAGCGGCAAGACGGAGATATACCTGCAGGCCATGGAGAACGTCCTGAGCCGCGGCAGGGACGGGGTAATACTCGTTCCGGAGATTTCCCTCACGCCCCAGACCGTTGACAGGTTCATGTCCAGGTTCGACGACCGGGTGGCTGTGTTCCACTCCAGGATGCTCCAGAGCGTAAGGTTCAGGGAGTGGCGGAGAATAAAGAGCGGCCAGGCCAAGATGGTCGTCGGGCCACGCTCGGCGGTCTTCAGCCCTTTCAGCGATCCGGGCATCTTCATAGTGGATGAAGAACACGAGCCCAGCTACAAGCAGGAAGATTCGCCCAGATACCACGCAAGAGAAGTCGCGATCGAAAGGGCCAGGATGGCGGGTGTTCCGGTGATCCTGGGAAGCGCTACGCCTTCTATGGAATCATACCATAATGCGGTAAGCGGGAAGTACCGTCTTGTCGAGCTTACCCGGAGGATACATGAAAAAGAACTTCCCTGGGTCAAGATCGTCGACATGAGGATGGATTTCGATACCCGCGTCGGAAAGACAGTGGTCTCGCGTGTTCTTGCAGAATCCCTGCGTCAGGATATCTCCAAGGGGAATCAGGCGCTGATATTCCTCAACCGGAGAGGGTTTTCCACCTTCGTCATCTGCAGAAAATGCGGCCACCTGATGAAGTGCCCCAAATGCGATTCACCCATGGTCTTCCACAGGGATAAAAAGGAATTGATCTGCCATTATTGCAATGTAAGGATGGAACCGCCCAAGATATGCCCCGCGTGTAACAGCGATTACCTCATGTATAAAGGGACCGGTACGGAAAAGGTGGAGCAGGAGATAAAGAAGATCCTTCCGGAAGCCCGTCTTGCGCGCATGGATTCGGATACGATGAGTAAAAGAGGGGCGCATGACCGGGTGTTGAACGCTTTCAAGAAGCATGAACTTGACGTGATAGTGGGCACTCAGATGATAGCAAAGGGGCTTGATTTCCCGAAGGTGACTCTTGTGGGGGTTATTTCGGCAGATGCGAACCTGAACCTTCCCGATTTCCGTTCAGGCGAACGCACTTTCAATCTCATAACGCAAGTGGCCGGGCGCGCCGGAAGAGGGGACCTTGGAGGAGAGGTCATTGTGCAGACCTATTCTCCCGAGCATTATGCGGTGAGCATGGCGGCTAAACATGACTATAACGGGTTCTATTACAGGGAAGTGCGGTCCCGGCGTGAACTTGGGTTTCCCCCGTATGTGCATCTTATCAAGATAACTGTCAGATCACGCAAGGAAGAGAACGCAGAGAAGGTCGCAGAACGTCTTGCAAGGACCCTGATGAAGAAGATCAAGGGCCTGGATATGCTGGGCCCGGCACCCTCTCCGATGACGAAGCTGAGGGGATATTATAGGTGGAACGTGCTTATTAAGACAGAGGACAGGCAGACTATGGTAAAACAGTTGCGAAGTGCGCTCAAAGGCTTCCGCAAGGGGAGCGGAGTGTACATGGCTGTTGACGTGGACCCCATGTCGATGTAG
- a CDS encoding uracil-DNA glycosylase translates to MNEITNNLRRAVESEMLAGVHEIYVPEEASVGATETLESLESRVKTCDECALAASRNNVVFGEGDPQADLVFIGEAPGRDEDRQGRPFVGRAGQLLTKIIESIGLSREDVYICNILKCRPPGNRNPHPSEIAVCSPYLVRQIEIIKPRVICALGKFASQTLLASETPISRLRGRFHDYKGIQLMPTYHPAYLLRNPSGKNDVWHDMKAIAKVLGLEIPERRSHAKK, encoded by the coding sequence ATGAATGAGATAACCAACAATTTAAGGCGCGCAGTGGAGTCAGAGATGCTCGCGGGAGTTCATGAGATATACGTTCCTGAGGAAGCTTCTGTAGGGGCAACGGAAACCCTTGAAAGTCTGGAAAGCCGCGTCAAGACATGCGATGAATGTGCCCTTGCGGCCAGTCGTAATAACGTTGTTTTCGGGGAAGGCGATCCGCAGGCGGATCTTGTTTTCATAGGCGAAGCTCCGGGCAGGGATGAGGACAGGCAGGGGCGACCTTTTGTGGGACGGGCTGGCCAGCTGCTTACAAAGATAATCGAGTCCATCGGCCTTTCCAGGGAAGACGTTTACATATGTAATATCCTTAAGTGCAGGCCCCCGGGTAACCGGAACCCGCACCCGAGCGAGATAGCGGTCTGTTCGCCTTATCTTGTACGGCAGATAGAAATAATAAAACCAAGGGTCATTTGCGCTCTCGGGAAGTTCGCTTCCCAGACGCTTTTGGCGAGTGAGACCCCCATAAGCAGGTTGCGGGGAAGGTTTCACGATTATAAGGGTATTCAACTGATGCCTACCTATCATCCGGCGTATTTACTCCGTAACCCTTCGGGGAAGAACGATGTCTGGCATGATATGAAGGCGATCGCAAAGGTCCTGGGACTTGAGATCCCGGAAAGGAGGAGTCATGCTAAAAAATAG
- a CDS encoding rubrerythrin — MLKNRKLSLIFTVVVALLVLATSAFALLSKKPIDLDKVDEKDIDKEILRMGIIAELDAVNLYEQMAATAKDERVRKIMLHTAKEEKTHVGEFQALLVMIDQEQKEELVAGERELMEELQEED; from the coding sequence ATGCTAAAAAATAGGAAACTGTCATTGATCTTCACGGTGGTGGTCGCGCTTCTGGTCCTTGCCACCAGCGCGTTCGCTCTTTTATCTAAAAAGCCGATCGATCTGGACAAAGTAGATGAAAAGGACATCGATAAAGAGATATTGAGGATGGGCATAATAGCCGAGCTTGATGCGGTTAACCTTTATGAGCAGATGGCAGCTACGGCCAAGGATGAAAGAGTGAGAAAGATCATGCTCCACACCGCCAAAGAAGAAAAGACCCACGTCGGGGAGTTCCAGGCGCTTTTGGTTATGATAGACCAGGAGCAGAAAGAAGAGCTCGTCGCTGGGGAAAGGGAGCTCATGGAAGAGCTTCAGGAAGAAGATTAA